The DNA sequence TAGAGATTTTAAAAATTTCAAGGAAGTTTTAACTCGAATAAACCGTAGAACTACAGAAGTTTCCTTTTATAAAAAGAAACTATAAAAATATAGCTTCATGTATTCTAACATGAAGCTACGTTTTTAAAAATTTTTATTAACTGTTTAAATTTAAAAACTTTATCTATGAAATCATGAATTAAATCTTTCAAAAACTAAAATTTCTTGTCCATTATTATAAAATGATAAAATAGAATCTCCTTCTCTAATTTCATCAATACTTTGCAAAGCATTTAAAAATTGAGATTCATCAAAATCACAAGGCAATTCGGTTGAAGATAATCTTGATAAATTAAAAATAGTATTTTCCCAAGTATAATAGGCAGTAAATTTGTTACAACCTGTTGTTCCGTAAATTTGTTTCCAAGGTTCATCAAATCTCATCAAGGGTAAAGTTTCGTATAAATCAGAAGCATTTTGAGAATTCAATCTAACTAATTTCCATTTCACTACATTCTCATCACCTAGATAAACCATTATTTTATCTAGTTTGTCCTTAGGTTTTTTAGTTGTATTAGTTCCTTGATCCTCTACTTTTATAGTAATTACATTATCTGCTTTATCGATTGTACCGGTACTTATAGTAACTTCATCTACCGATTGATTTATTTGAACTTCGTTATAATCTTTCAATGCTTTTTTTGATGTTCCACAGCTAGTGATTAAAAATAATGGAAATAACCCTAAGAAAATTAAATGAAAATCTAATAAACTTTTTTTCATAATATTTAAGAATGTATTGTACGATTAATTAACTTTTTGAGCATAATAAATATTAGGTAAAGATATAAAAAACCTGCAATAACAACTATTTTTT is a window from the Apibacter sp. B3706 genome containing:
- a CDS encoding META domain-containing protein, with the translated sequence MKKSLLDFHLIFLGLFPLFLITSCGTSKKALKDYNEVQINQSVDEVTISTGTIDKADNVITIKVEDQGTNTTKKPKDKLDKIMVYLGDENVVKWKLVRLNSQNASDLYETLPLMRFDEPWKQIYGTTGCNKFTAYYTWENTIFNLSRLSSTELPCDFDESQFLNALQSIDEIREGDSILSFYNNGQEILVFERFNS